In Phoenix dactylifera cultivar Barhee BC4 unplaced genomic scaffold, palm_55x_up_171113_PBpolish2nd_filt_p 000611F, whole genome shotgun sequence, one DNA window encodes the following:
- the LOC120106721 gene encoding kiwellin-1-like, with protein MVMSYIPSFLLALLLASSGHGSCFHFTSLAEACSPSGQLVGKSGNCNTENDSECCEDGKMYDQYLCSPPVTGATSARMTINSFEEGGDGGGPSECDGQSHSDNERVVALSTGWYNQGSRCGNNIRINANGNSVLAKVVDECDSVHGCDDEHAFQPPCHNNIVDASRAVWTDLGIPDSQIGDYQITWSDA; from the coding sequence ATGGTGATGAGCTATATACCATCTTTTCTTCTAGCACTGCTGCTAGCAAGTTCTGGTCATGGCAGCTGCTTTCACTTCACCTCCCTTGCAGAAGCATGCAGTCCTAGTGGCCAACTTGTAGGCAAGTCTGGCAACTGCAACACCGAGAACGACTCCGAGTGTTGTGAGGATGGAAAGATGTACGATCAGTACCTTTGCTCGCCGCCGGTGACCGGAGCCACCAGTGCAAGGATGACCATCAACAGCTTCGAAGAAGGTGGGGACGGTGGTGGACCTTCGGAGTGCGACGGTCAATCCCACAGCGACAATGAGAGGGTTGTGGCCCTCTCAACTGGATGGTACAATCAGGGTAGCCGATGCGGCAACAACATCAGGATCAACGCAAATGGTAACTCTGTTCTGGCTAAAGTTGTTGATGAGTGTGATTCTGTACATGGTTGCGACGACGAGCACGCTTTCCAGCCACCATGTCATAACAATATAGTGGATGCATCAAGGGCAGTGTGGACGGATCTCGGGATCCCTGATTCGCAGATTGGGGACTATCAGATTACTTGGTCCGATGCATGA
- the LOC120106718 gene encoding putative ripening-related protein 2, whose translation MTINSFEKGGDGGGPSECDNSYHSDHERAVALSTGWYHHGSRCGKNIRIHANGKSVLAKVVDECDSVHGCDTQRDHQPPCPHNIVDASPAVWKALRIPSHVGEHKITWSDA comes from the coding sequence ATGACCATCAACAGCTTCGAAAAAGGTGGGGATGGGGGTGGACCTTCGGAGTGCGACAATAGTTACCACAGTGATCATGAGAGAGCTGTGGCCCTCTCAACAGGTTGGTACCATCACGGCAGCCGATGCGGCAAAAACATCAGGATCCATGCAAATGGTAAGTCCGTACTGGCTAAAGTTGTTGATGAGTGTGATTCTGTACATGGTTGCGACACCCAGCGCGACCACCAGCCACCATGTCCTCACAATATAGTGGATGCTTCACCGGCAGTGTGGAAGGCTCTCAGGATCCCTTCGCACGTTGGAGAGCATAAGATTACTTGGTCCGATGCATGA
- the LOC120106719 gene encoding kiwellin-1-like, giving the protein MVSYIPSLVLVLLLSSLGLGASFRITSHAEACRPSGFLKGKAGKCNPENESECCKAGEKYPQYRCSPPVTEATRATMTINSFEKGGDGGGPSECDNSYHSDHERVVALSTGWYHHGSRCGKNIRIHANGKSVLAKVVDECDSVHGCDAEHDFQPPCPHNIVDASPAVWKALRIPSHVGEHKITWSDA; this is encoded by the coding sequence ATGGTGAGCTATATACCATCTCTGGTTCTAGTACTACTGCTATCAAGTTTGGGTCTCGGCGCTAGCTTTCGCATCACCTCCCATGCTGAAGCATGCAGACCTAGTGGGTTCCTTAAAGGCAAGGCTGGCAAGTGCAACCCCGAGAACGAATCCGAGTGTTGTAAGGCTGGAGAGAAGTACCCACAGTACCGTTGCTCGCCGCCGGTGACCGAAGCCACCCGTGCAACGATGACCATCAACAGCTTCGAAAAAGGTGGGGATGGGGGTGGACCTTCGGAGTGCGACAATAGTTACCACAGTGATCATGAGAGAGTTGTGGCCCTCTCAACAGGTTGGTACCATCACGGCAGCCGATGCGGCAAAAACATCAGGATCCATGCAAATGGTAAGTCCGTACTGGCTAAAGTTGTTGATGAGTGTGATTCTGTACATGGTTGCGACGCCGAGCACGATTTCCAGCCACCATGTCCTCACAATATAGTGGATGCTTCACCGGCAGTGTGGAAGGCTCTCAGGATCCCTTCGCACGTTGGAGAGCATAAGATTACTTGGTCCGATGCATGA